Proteins from a single region of Procambarus clarkii isolate CNS0578487 chromosome 62, FALCON_Pclarkii_2.0, whole genome shotgun sequence:
- the LOC123766545 gene encoding uncharacterized protein codes for MYCINTLTMRGFCISVTIFIIVCVLANRTKTMSTDDSTGLLHWAPLRLKSPYLTFINNYYSPSWRTRHPITKEEEALRNLQLPRGVPFAVVCGACFQRSGVAANLTVSVSGHEYHSVPKTHSNRKTKYHVGYLECMMTYVITAPIETDGTITCTLNRGRQIKTEVISFGVVDVSIDEAPEELEIQNTEQKITLHCPSPDEMPSSSNPLVHVWHEDQEVSQSNHLIPHMKPVVSIMRSKHTKHIICSVYSIGKPNKVYRTRYQIIGSQAIAKQEYHISYDPGHQDYTDEFTPKKKLSNSVIGIIITAAIICALLTVVGIYRFVTAARRK; via the coding sequence ATGTATTGCATAAATACATTAACAATGAGGGGTTTTTGCATATCTGTGACCATATTCATCATAGTGTGTGTCCTTGCTAACAGAACAAAAACAATGAGTACTGATGATTCAACAGGACTGCTGCACTGGGCACCACTTCGTCTCAAGTCCCCATACCTGACATTCATTAATAACTACTACAGCCCATCATGGCGCACAAGACATCCTATCACAAAGGAAGAAGAAGCCCTTCGAAACTTGCAGCTTCCTCGGGGTGTTCCATTTGCCGTCGTGTGCGGTGCATGCTTTCAAAGATCAGGTGTTGCAGCAAATCTTACCGTTAGTGTTTCTGGCCATGAATATCACAGTGTTCCAAAAACCCACAGCAATAGAAAAACAAAATACCATGTTGGTTACCTTGAGTGTATGATGACATATGTGATTACAGCCCCTATTGAAACAGATGGAACAATAACATGCACATTAAATCGTGGAAGACAAATAAAAACCGAGGTGATATCATTTGGAGTAGTTGATGTGAGCATTGATGAAGCACCTGAAGAACTAGAAATTCAGAATACAGAACAAAAAATTACATTACACTGCCCTTCACCAGATGAGATGCCATCATCCAGCAATCCCCTTGTTCATGTATGGCATGAGGATCAAGAAGTCTCTCAATCAAATCACCTCATCCCGCACATGAAGCCAGTCGTATCAATAATGCGTTCTAAGCATACAAAACACATTATCTGTTCAGTCTATAGCATTGGTAAACCCAATAAAGTGTACCGAACACGATATCAAATTATTGGGAGCCAAGCAATAGCAAAGCAAGAATATCACATCTCTTATGATCCTGGGCACCAAGATTACACAGATGAATTTACACCTAAGAAAAAGTTGTCAAACTCAGTAATAGGAATCATCATAACAGCAGCTATTATATGCGCGCTTCTCACAGTTGTAGGAATCTATCGCTTTGTTACAGCAGCCAGAAGAAAGTAA